From Cellulosimicrobium cellulans, the proteins below share one genomic window:
- a CDS encoding DUF4190 domain-containing protein, protein MSTPDQPDQNPQQPGGTPSGPPAYGAPQPGQPQQPPQAPQYGAPQAPQYGAPQAPQYNAPQAGPVPGGTPGYQAPAQDPGKTMGIVGLVLSFLGCLSIVGLILSIIAFNKSKKAGYKNGVALAGIIVGAIVLVISIVVGIILGVTTSALLEKCEDLGPGTHYENGIEYTCPG, encoded by the coding sequence ATGTCGACCCCCGACCAGCCCGACCAGAACCCGCAGCAGCCCGGCGGGACGCCCTCCGGACCGCCCGCGTACGGCGCGCCGCAGCCCGGTCAGCCGCAGCAGCCGCCGCAGGCCCCGCAGTACGGCGCCCCGCAGGCACCCCAGTACGGCGCGCCGCAGGCGCCGCAGTACAACGCCCCGCAGGCCGGACCCGTCCCGGGCGGGACGCCCGGGTACCAGGCCCCGGCCCAGGACCCCGGCAAGACGATGGGCATCGTCGGCCTCGTGCTGTCGTTCCTCGGCTGCCTGTCGATCGTGGGCCTGATCCTCAGCATCATCGCCTTCAACAAGTCGAAGAAGGCCGGCTACAAGAACGGCGTCGCCCTCGCGGGCATCATCGTCGGCGCCATCGTGCTCGTGATCTCGATCGTCGTCGGCATCATCCTCGGCGTCACCACGTCCGCACTCCTCGAGAAGTGCGAGGATCTCGGCCCTGGCACGCACTACGAGAACGGCATCGAGTACACCTGCCCGGGCTGA